One window from the genome of Selenihalanaerobacter shriftii encodes:
- a CDS encoding glycosyltransferase family 4 protein, with the protein MKIVHLCLASFYIDDFGYQENMIPKYHKKAGHDVTVIASMQTFDDKGELTYLEEEKTYYNKYGVKIIRLNYKNKMFYNRILRYYHDVFKILSNEKPDIIFIHGLQFCDINEVIKYIEKNPQTKVFVDNHADFSNSAQNWLSKNILHKMIWRYCAKRIEPYTEKFYGVLPARVDFLTNIYKTPKKKTKLLLMGADDEKIKFNKEDSINNSLRKEYNIAKDDFLIITGGKIDLAKKQIIKLIKAVNKLNYENVKLIIFGSIIDELKKEVLRLIDGNQKQFIGWLESDKVYDYFLSSDLGVFPGRHSVLWEQAVATGLPCVFKKWEGTKHVDLGGNCKFIAEDSVDNIKSLLKNIIDNEDIYKDMKNVAEEKGIKTFSYKKIARRSIDF; encoded by the coding sequence ATGAAAATAGTACATTTATGTTTAGCAAGTTTCTATATAGATGATTTTGGATATCAAGAGAATATGATACCTAAATATCATAAGAAGGCAGGTCATGATGTAACGGTAATAGCATCTATGCAAACTTTTGATGATAAAGGGGAATTAACTTATTTAGAAGAAGAAAAAACCTATTATAATAAATATGGTGTAAAAATTATAAGACTAAATTATAAAAATAAAATGTTCTATAATCGTATATTACGTTATTATCATGATGTATTCAAAATTTTATCGAATGAGAAACCGGATATCATTTTTATTCATGGGTTGCAGTTTTGCGATATTAATGAAGTGATAAAATATATAGAAAAAAACCCACAAACTAAAGTTTTTGTTGATAATCATGCTGATTTCTCTAATAGTGCTCAAAATTGGCTTTCAAAGAACATTTTGCATAAAATGATATGGAGGTATTGTGCAAAAAGGATAGAACCATATACAGAAAAATTTTATGGTGTTTTACCAGCCAGGGTAGACTTTTTAACCAATATATATAAGACACCAAAGAAAAAAACAAAACTTTTATTAATGGGTGCTGATGATGAGAAGATTAAATTTAATAAAGAAGATTCGATAAATAATAGTTTAAGAAAAGAATATAATATAGCAAAAGATGATTTTTTAATAATCACAGGTGGTAAAATTGATTTAGCTAAAAAACAAATTATAAAATTAATAAAGGCAGTCAATAAATTAAATTATGAGAATGTAAAACTTATAATTTTTGGATCAATTATTGATGAACTAAAAAAAGAAGTGCTTAGATTAATAGATGGTAACCAAAAACAATTTATAGGTTGGCTTGAATCAGATAAAGTTTACGATTACTTTTTATCTTCTGACTTAGGTGTGTTCCCAGGTAGGCATTCTGTTTTATGGGAACAAGCTGTTGCTACTGGTTTACCTTGTGTTTTTAAAAAATGGGAAGGAACAAAACATGTTGATTTAGGAGGTAACTGTAAATTTATAGCAGAAGATAGTGTCGATAATATAAAGAGTTTACTAAAAAATATTATAGATAATGAAGATATTTATAAAGATATGAAAAATGTAGCAGAAGAAAAAGGGATCAAAACTTTTTCATATAAAAAAATTGCAAGAAGAAGTATAGATTTCTAG